A stretch of the Capsicum annuum cultivar UCD-10X-F1 chromosome 8, UCD10Xv1.1, whole genome shotgun sequence genome encodes the following:
- the LOC107840076 gene encoding F-box protein At-B isoform X1 — MDETIKRHLTGEERGGDGGGGSSDGDFESSMDRFPNHIIINVLEKMDLVSLCTAACVSPTFNSAVAYILPSLPSFDLSGFYLDEETLKHVVHRVQGAKSLTIDCLQMKNDSSIINILSDHIEDLSLLKCSHLSYDILRAIGERCPNLRSLLIEFAGLGAPDLLRMKLTGMLQKVSLLESLSIKIRGTLRDVFDVRPLVAFLPEGLKKLKLQQTGEMFFVVWLHTVRDIPWFKLQSLSLVLDVISDGLIRTVVDSLPLLVELDLEDIPFMEPSVRDLTNIGLQSLKYCRHLIALSIVRSRKNFPTSFTRVDNIGMFLLSEGCRGLESVKLGGFVKVTEAGFSSILYSCLNLKKFEVLTSPLLSDLAFDNMIGVARSLIELRLVSCRLLTSEAFEDLSLFSKLEVIDTSGCRSIGDPCLFYISSVTTVTKLNLAEADITDTGLAILGKGNLPIAHLCIRGCKRVTDKGIQFLFHDERKICKTLSVLDVGRIAGITDAAIFTIASTAKALTDLSLRFCFHVTDAALKMLVNRPNNNSSQLQRLDLCNCRGLSDDLIMLFQHKSAFRGLRWLGVGRNPLVNKREDFSKICKARPWFVVCFDDCEFGCHDGWQYHKSDD, encoded by the exons ATGGATGAAACTATCAAGCGACACCTTACCGGAGAAGAACGCGGCGGTGACGGTGGAGGAGGAAGCTCCGATGGTGATTTTGAGTCGTCAATGGATAGAtttccaaatcatataataattaatgtaCTGGAGAAAATGGATTTGGTATCTCTTTGCACTGCTGCTTGTGTTTCTCCGACCTTCAATTCTGCCGTTGCATACATTCTCCCTTCTCTTCCCTCTTTCGATCTTTCT GGATTTTATTTGGATGAAGAGACTCTAAAACATGTTGTGCATAGGGTCCAAGGAGCCAAGAGTTTAACTATTGATTGCCTCCAAATGAAGAATGATTCCTCCATTATCAATATTCTCAGCGATCATATCGAAGATTTGAGTTTGCTCAAATGTTCCCATTTGTCTTACGACATTCTTCGTGCAATTGGAGAAAGGTGCCCCAACTTAAG GTCCTTGCTTATAGAATTTGCTGGGTTAGGAGCACCAGATCTTCTCAGAATGAAACTTACAGGAATGCTCCAAAAGGTGTCCTTGTTAGAG TCTCTGTCCATAAAAATCCGAGGGACCTTACGTGATGTATTTGATGTACGACCCCTTGTAGCGTTTCTGCCCGAGggtttaaaaaaattgaagttgcaGCAAACGGGTGAAATGTTCTTTGTCGTCTGGTTACATACGGTCAGGGATATCCCTTGGTTCAAATTGCAAAGCTTATCTCTTGTCTTGGACGTTATATCAGATGGTCTTATCCGCACAGTTGTGGACTCTCTTCCTCTTTTGGTAGAGCTCGATCTTGAAGACATACCTTTTATGGAGCCATCAGTACGGGACTTGACCAACATTGGACTACAGTCTCTGAAGTACTGCAGGCATCTAATTGCCCTCTCAATTGTTAGAAGTAGAAAAAATTTTCCCACTTCATTTACGAGAGTGGACAATATAGGCATGTTCCTTCTTTCTGAAGGTTGTAGAGGGTTGGAATCAGTGAAACTTGGTGGGTTTGTGAAGGTTACTGAAGCTGGGTTTTCGTCAATTCTGTATTCATGcctgaatctgaagaaatttGAAGTGTTGACTTCACCTCTATTATCAGACTTGGCGTTTGATAATATGATTGGAGTTGCAAGGTCCCTAATTGAATTAAGGTTGGTATCGTGCAGGCTTCTAACTAGTGAAGCTTTTGAGGATTTGTCCTTGTTTAGTAAGCTGGAGGTAATTGACACAAGTGGTTGCAGAAGCATTGGAGACCCCTGTCTCTTCTACATATCAAGTGTTACGACggtcaccaaactaaacttagCAGAAGCGGATATAACTGATACGGGTCTTGCTATTCTTGGCAAGGGAAACCTACCTATTGCACATTTGTGCATCAGAGGCTGTAAGCGGGTAACTGACAAGGGCATTCAGTTTTTGTTTCATGATGAGAGGAAAATTTGTAAGACATTATCAGTGTTGGATGTCGGTCGCATCGCGGGAATAACTGATGCAGCTATTTTTACCATTGCATCTACTGCGAAAGCATTAACTGATTTATCTCTAAGATTCTGTTTTCACGTCACTGATGCTGCACTGAAGATGCTGGTGAATAGACCAAACAACAACAGTAGTCAACTGCAAAGACTTGATCTTTGCAACTGTCGGGGACTGTCTGATGATCTCATAATGCTTTTTCAGCACAAGTCTGCTTTCCGTGGTCTGCGCTGGCTAGGTGTCGGACGTAATCCCTTGGTCAACAAAAGAGAGGATTTCTCCAAAATCTGCAAAGCCCGACCTTGGTTTGTTGTATGCTTTGATGACTGCGAGTTTGGTTGCCATGATGGCTGGCAAtatcacaaatctgatgactga
- the LOC107840076 gene encoding F-box protein At-B isoform X2 → MLYLYLAKTAGGIFWASVCGLCGHCKCSRSKHFMGFYLDEETLKHVVHRVQGAKSLTIDCLQMKNDSSIINILSDHIEDLSLLKCSHLSYDILRAIGERCPNLRSLLIEFAGLGAPDLLRMKLTGMLQKVSLLESLSIKIRGTLRDVFDVRPLVAFLPEGLKKLKLQQTGEMFFVVWLHTVRDIPWFKLQSLSLVLDVISDGLIRTVVDSLPLLVELDLEDIPFMEPSVRDLTNIGLQSLKYCRHLIALSIVRSRKNFPTSFTRVDNIGMFLLSEGCRGLESVKLGGFVKVTEAGFSSILYSCLNLKKFEVLTSPLLSDLAFDNMIGVARSLIELRLVSCRLLTSEAFEDLSLFSKLEVIDTSGCRSIGDPCLFYISSVTTVTKLNLAEADITDTGLAILGKGNLPIAHLCIRGCKRVTDKGIQFLFHDERKICKTLSVLDVGRIAGITDAAIFTIASTAKALTDLSLRFCFHVTDAALKMLVNRPNNNSSQLQRLDLCNCRGLSDDLIMLFQHKSAFRGLRWLGVGRNPLVNKREDFSKICKARPWFVVCFDDCEFGCHDGWQYHKSDD, encoded by the exons ATGCTTTACTTGTATCTAGCTAAAACTGCTGGAGGTATTTTCTGGGCTTCAGTTTGCGGCCTTTGTGGGCATTGCAAGTGTAGCCGGTCCAAACATTTCATG GGATTTTATTTGGATGAAGAGACTCTAAAACATGTTGTGCATAGGGTCCAAGGAGCCAAGAGTTTAACTATTGATTGCCTCCAAATGAAGAATGATTCCTCCATTATCAATATTCTCAGCGATCATATCGAAGATTTGAGTTTGCTCAAATGTTCCCATTTGTCTTACGACATTCTTCGTGCAATTGGAGAAAGGTGCCCCAACTTAAG GTCCTTGCTTATAGAATTTGCTGGGTTAGGAGCACCAGATCTTCTCAGAATGAAACTTACAGGAATGCTCCAAAAGGTGTCCTTGTTAGAG TCTCTGTCCATAAAAATCCGAGGGACCTTACGTGATGTATTTGATGTACGACCCCTTGTAGCGTTTCTGCCCGAGggtttaaaaaaattgaagttgcaGCAAACGGGTGAAATGTTCTTTGTCGTCTGGTTACATACGGTCAGGGATATCCCTTGGTTCAAATTGCAAAGCTTATCTCTTGTCTTGGACGTTATATCAGATGGTCTTATCCGCACAGTTGTGGACTCTCTTCCTCTTTTGGTAGAGCTCGATCTTGAAGACATACCTTTTATGGAGCCATCAGTACGGGACTTGACCAACATTGGACTACAGTCTCTGAAGTACTGCAGGCATCTAATTGCCCTCTCAATTGTTAGAAGTAGAAAAAATTTTCCCACTTCATTTACGAGAGTGGACAATATAGGCATGTTCCTTCTTTCTGAAGGTTGTAGAGGGTTGGAATCAGTGAAACTTGGTGGGTTTGTGAAGGTTACTGAAGCTGGGTTTTCGTCAATTCTGTATTCATGcctgaatctgaagaaatttGAAGTGTTGACTTCACCTCTATTATCAGACTTGGCGTTTGATAATATGATTGGAGTTGCAAGGTCCCTAATTGAATTAAGGTTGGTATCGTGCAGGCTTCTAACTAGTGAAGCTTTTGAGGATTTGTCCTTGTTTAGTAAGCTGGAGGTAATTGACACAAGTGGTTGCAGAAGCATTGGAGACCCCTGTCTCTTCTACATATCAAGTGTTACGACggtcaccaaactaaacttagCAGAAGCGGATATAACTGATACGGGTCTTGCTATTCTTGGCAAGGGAAACCTACCTATTGCACATTTGTGCATCAGAGGCTGTAAGCGGGTAACTGACAAGGGCATTCAGTTTTTGTTTCATGATGAGAGGAAAATTTGTAAGACATTATCAGTGTTGGATGTCGGTCGCATCGCGGGAATAACTGATGCAGCTATTTTTACCATTGCATCTACTGCGAAAGCATTAACTGATTTATCTCTAAGATTCTGTTTTCACGTCACTGATGCTGCACTGAAGATGCTGGTGAATAGACCAAACAACAACAGTAGTCAACTGCAAAGACTTGATCTTTGCAACTGTCGGGGACTGTCTGATGATCTCATAATGCTTTTTCAGCACAAGTCTGCTTTCCGTGGTCTGCGCTGGCTAGGTGTCGGACGTAATCCCTTGGTCAACAAAAGAGAGGATTTCTCCAAAATCTGCAAAGCCCGACCTTGGTTTGTTGTATGCTTTGATGACTGCGAGTTTGGTTGCCATGATGGCTGGCAAtatcacaaatctgatgactga